In the Gossypium raimondii isolate GPD5lz chromosome 9, ASM2569854v1, whole genome shotgun sequence genome, one interval contains:
- the LOC105798910 gene encoding uncharacterized protein LOC105798910 — MALETESVTRDKLSLADTEIDWARLDKTRFHVIGAVLFTVQQALIHPTAVVKTRMQVADSRLAHMPGMVVFKDILRNDGIPGVFRGFGTSAIGSLPGRVLALTSLEMSKDMMLKYTQGLNMPETTRIGVANGVAGMFSSLISSLYFVPLEVICQRLIVQGLPGATFYIDPFDVARKVIKAEGFCGLYRGFGLTALTNSPAVALWWGVYGAAQRIIWRSLGYRDDSEKKPSHMEMMAVQATAGMVAGACSSVITTPIDTVKTRLQVIDDYGVARPSVLKTTKILLKEDGWWGFYRGFGPRFLNMSLYGTTMIVTYELIKRLSIKHI; from the exons ATGGCTTTGGAAACTGAGTCTGTCACTCGGGACAAATTATCCCTTGCCGATACTGAGATCGATTGGGCCAG GTTGGACAAGACAAGATTTCATGTTATTGGGGCTGTCCTGTTTACCGTACAGCAAGCATTAATACATCCAACAGCGGTTGTTAAAACAAGAATGCAAGTAGCTGATTCTCGGTTGGCTCATATGCCTGGAATGGTGGTCTTTAAGGATATATTGAGAAACGATGGTATCCCTGGGGTTTTTCGTGGTTTTGGAACTTCTGCTATTGGATCATTGCCCGGTAGGGTTCTGGCTTTGACGTCTCTTGAAATGTCGAAAGATATGATGTTGAAGTATACACAAGGTTTGAATATGCCTGAAACAACACGTATTGGTGTTGCTAATGGTGTGGCAGGAATGTTTTCGAGCTTGATTTCTTCCTTGTACTTTGTGCCATTGGAAGTG ATATGCCAGAGACTTATAGTGCAAGGGCTGCCTGGTGCAACATTTTACATTGACCCTTTTGATGTTGCCCGTAAAGTGATAAAAGCCGAAGGATTTTGCGGACTGTATCGAGGTTTCGGATTAACAGCTTTGACTAACTCGCCGGCAGTTGCACTTTGGTGGGGCGTTTATGGTGCTGCCCAACGTATCATTTGGAG GAGCCTTGGTTATAGAGATGACTCAGAGAAGAAGCCCTCTCATATGGAGATGATGGCCGTACAGGCCACTGCAGGAATGGTTGCTGGTGCTTGTTCCTCTGTTATCACCACCCCCATTGACACTGTAAAGACACGGCTGCAG GTCATTGATGATTATGGTGTTGCAAGACCATCAGTACTGAAGACTACAAAGATACTCTTGAAGGAAGATGGGTGGTGGGGCTTCTACAGGGGGTTCGGTCCCCGGTTCCTAAATATGTCCCTTTATGGAACTACAATGATTGTTACTTATGAACTGATAA AGAGGTTGTCTATAAAGCACATTTGA